One Myripristis murdjan chromosome 18, fMyrMur1.1, whole genome shotgun sequence DNA window includes the following coding sequences:
- the LOC115376267 gene encoding uncharacterized protein LOC115376267, whose product MLVFLLLDPITGLLLMERRADAEDNQELNKAILEMLHINKVSASHQAKPHPYMRQVYQLLDSLEAQDLGKSDGTLVQSFRSVSGSAHAPPGWIWFNVTNLNPSMMGAELVLFRKTLHPRPISVTVALHSLTGSEGTLKESPALEERLLTLDQRPSSGYDVFDVSAVLAAKPLDVVGFQLRYTDESGSLVLHEALTQSLYCLNRGSLSEPLLVLYQAHPLRM is encoded by the exons ATGCTGGTCTTCCTCCTGCTGGACCCCATCACGGGCTTGTTGCTGATGGAGCGCAGAGCAGACGCAGAAGATAACCAAGAGCTCAACAAAGCCATTTTGGAGATGTTGCATATCAATAAAGTCTCTGCCAGCCATCAGGCTAAACCTCATCCCTACATGAGGCAGGTCTACCAGCTTTTGGACTCGCTGGAAGCTCAAGACCTGGGGAAATCAGATGGGACATTGGTGCAGAGTTTTCGGAGTGTGTCTG GGTCAGCTCATGCTCCTCCAGGATGGATCTGGTTCAACGTCACCAACCTGAACCCTTCAATGATGGGTGCGGAGCTGGTTCTCTTCAGGAAAACCCTTCACCCCCGTCCCATCAGTGTCACTGTGGCCCTGCACAGCCTCACCGGATCAGAAGGAACTCTGAAGGAGAGTCCCGCCCTAGAAGAGAGACTGCTGACCCTGGACCAGCGGCCCTCATCAGGCTACGATGTGTTTGACGTCTCAGCTGTTCTGGCTGCAAAGCCTCTGGACGTGGTGGGCTTCCAGCTCCGCTACACAGATGAGAGTGGAAGCCTGGTGCTCCATGAAGCTCTAACACAGAGTCTGTACTGCCTGAACAGAGGCTCTTTAAGCGAGCCCTTACTGGTGCTTTACCAAGCACACCCTCTGAGGATGTAG